A window of Vigna unguiculata cultivar IT97K-499-35 chromosome 4, ASM411807v1, whole genome shotgun sequence contains these coding sequences:
- the LOC114180474 gene encoding F-box/kelch-repeat protein At3g23880-like produces the protein MTNDKIFVLAGEKSEMLSLVKKTFYSNKGIFLRELIINASNALDEIQFERLTKKNILNNDELIVRLILHKVNKTLSIIDNGIGITKVDLVDNLGVGFYSTYLVAHKVILTSKHNDDDQYIWDSQPGSSFFLTKDIDDQRLPRGTKITLFLKDDQLEYLEETTIKNLICKDCQQITHPIYLWSENTKDHWKLINNWLHDQEMRNKFVAQNLGKHLPDHLEFNVLFKLSLKSLKRFGCIRKSWALLLENPNFTNLLRFNLIWNQNSCFDDTSLLLCLGPVNNQIIRKSSLYSLCGNKFQNLEILNWPNPHIEGHAYGCYILGSSSINGIICLYLESTGIVYLWNPSTNECKVTPPSPTEDIPYYVDIMIKYEGFGYDWARDDYKVIRNVCYFEDGHLDGINYGEWDLRDLWEIYSLRSNSWRKLNIELLNCQGINDTFYLEGMCHWLCNNDKEGYLVSFDISNEVCYTTLTPLDIPTEIYNDFNLYLVRRQLFLLNGFIALMSNYNDTTIFYISILVEVGKKETWTKIFTIGPLPSLSFPIGTSNMGNILFQTNDGDLAWFDLRTNLIEKLGVNVHERNCQIILYKKSLSDRRINT, from the exons ATGACAAATGATAAGATCTTTGTATTAGCAGGTGAGAAGAGCGAGATGTTAAGCTTGGTGAAGAAGACTTTCTATTCTAACAAAGGAATCTTTCTCCGTGAACTTATCATTAATGCTTCTAAT GCTTTGGATGAAATCCAATTTGAGAGGCTcacgaaaaaaaatattttaaataatgatgaACTAATTGTTAGATTAATCCTTCACAAGGTTAACAAAACACTTTCTATCATCGACAATGGTATTGGCATAACCAAAGTAG atTTGGTCGATAATTTGGGTGTTGGCTTCTACTCTACTTATTTGGTTGCTCATAAGGTTATCCTCACCTCCAAGCATAATGACGATGACCAATATATTTGGGACTCTCAACCTGGTTCGTCTTTCTTTTTAACCAAGGATATCGATGACCAACGACTCCCTAGGGGAACTAAAATCACCCTCTTCCTCAAGGACGATCAA TTGGAGTACTTGGAAGAGACCACCATCAAGAATCTCATTTGCAAAGACTGTCAACAAATTACCCATCCTATTTACCTTTGGAGCGAGAACACCAAAGACCATTGGAAACTCATTAACAATTGGTTGCACGATCAAGAGATGCGCAATAAATTTGTGGCTCAAAATCTTGGAAAACATTTACCAGATCATCTTGAATTCAACGTTCTTTTCAAATTGTCATTGAAATCTCTTAAAAGATTTGGGTGCATACGCAAATCATGGGCTCTCTTGTTGGAAAATCCAAATTTCACGAACCTTTTGCGCTTTAAtttaatatggaaccaaaattcATGCTTTGATGATACCTCTCTCCTACTATGCCTCGGTCCAGTTAACAACCAAATTATTCGTAAGTCTTCCTTATATTCACTTTGTGGTAATAAGTTTCAGAATTTGGAAATATTAAATTGGCCAAATCCACATATAGAAGGTCACGCTTATGGATGTTATATTTTGGGTTCTTCTAGTATTAATGGAATTATTTGCCTCTACCTAGAAAGTACAGGAATTGTGTATTTATGGAATCCTTCTACCAATGAATGTAAGGTCACACCGCCTAGCCCAACTGAGGATATACCGTATTATGTCGAcattatgattaaatatgaaGGATTTGGGTATGATTGGGCTAGAGATGATTATAAGGTGATTAGAAACGTATGTTATTTTGAAGATGGACACTTGGACGGAATTAATTATGGGGAATGGGATCTTAGAGATTTATGGGAGATTTATAGCCTAAGAAGTAATTCTTGGAGGAAACTTAATATTGAATTGCTTAACTGCCAGGGTATTAATGATACATTCTACTTAGAGGGAATGTGCCATTGGTTGTGTAACAATGACAAGGAAGGATATTTGGTATCATTTGACATAAGCAATGAGGTATGTTATACCACCCTCACACCCTTAGATATACCCACAGAAATAtacaatgattttaatttgtatttggtGAGGAGACAATTATTTCTCTTAAATGGGTTCATTGctttaatgtcaaattataACGATACAACTATATTTTACATATCAATTCTGGTTGAAGTTGGTAAGAAAGAAACATGGACTAAAATCTTTACTATTGGACCTTTACCTTCACTTTCGTTTCCAATTGGAACAAGTAATATGGGCAATATACTCTTCCAAACAAATGATGGTGACCTAGCTTGGTTtgacttaagaaccaacctgaTTGAGAAGCTTGGTGTCAATGTACATGAACGTAATTGCCAAATAATACTTTATAAGAAAAGTCTTTCCGATCGAAGGATAAATACTTAA